Proteins encoded in a region of the Sulfurimonas marina genome:
- a CDS encoding endonuclease/exonuclease/phosphatase family protein, whose translation MKIATYNVENLFDLQKSGNEYEEYIPYSQSAWNDRNYKIKLKNISKVIKDIDADIIALQEIESPKAFKDLQYQLKRDGLYYQYAKIADAKNTTIKVALLSRIPFVYTKELIVGYSYAFRNILEVKFKLNDEEFYIFVNHWKSKAGPESQRISYAKALKKRVQELGDKNIIALGDFNSHYEEYKIFKRKRKHNNTEGITGLNHILGTINYQQDTSKALKLKTDEFYNLWYDIDKNERYSYIYRGKKEALDNILVTGKLLNHKGLDYKVKSIHNFIKPYLFKGKSIYRWQVSRGKIRRHKGKGYSDHLPVVAEFTLSTN comes from the coding sequence TTGAAAATAGCTACATATAACGTTGAGAATCTTTTTGATCTTCAAAAAAGCGGAAATGAATATGAGGAGTATATCCCCTATTCTCAATCTGCTTGGAATGATCGCAATTATAAAATAAAACTCAAAAATATCTCTAAAGTGATTAAAGATATCGATGCAGATATCATAGCTCTTCAAGAGATAGAATCCCCTAAAGCATTTAAAGACCTTCAATATCAGCTTAAACGGGATGGTCTCTACTATCAATATGCAAAAATAGCCGATGCAAAAAACACAACTATTAAAGTAGCACTTTTAAGTAGAATTCCATTTGTCTATACAAAAGAACTGATAGTAGGCTATTCTTACGCTTTTAGAAATATTTTAGAGGTAAAATTCAAATTAAATGATGAAGAGTTCTATATTTTTGTCAACCACTGGAAGTCAAAAGCGGGACCGGAGAGTCAAAGGATCTCTTATGCTAAAGCACTCAAAAAAAGGGTACAGGAGTTAGGAGATAAAAACATTATAGCTCTCGGTGATTTTAACTCTCACTATGAAGAGTATAAGATTTTCAAACGAAAAAGAAAACATAACAATACCGAAGGTATTACAGGTCTCAACCATATACTAGGTACTATTAACTATCAACAAGATACCTCTAAAGCTTTAAAACTTAAAACAGATGAGTTTTATAACCTCTGGTATGATATAGATAAAAACGAGAGGTACAGCTACATATACAGAGGGAAAAAAGAGGCTCTGGATAATATCTTGGTTACAGGTAAATTACTCAATCATAAAGGATTAGATTATAAAGTAAAGTCTATACATAATTTTATAAAACCGTATCTCTTTAAAGGTAAGAGTATCTATAGATGGCAAGTCTCTCGAGGTAAAATACGACGTCATAAAGGTAAAGGCTATTCTGATCACTTACCTGTTGTTGCAGAGTTTACTTTAAGCACCAATTGA
- the hemC gene encoding hydroxymethylbilane synthase, with product MEKLVIATRVSDLALWQAYHIKERVEKSFPEIEVELNKIVSNGDKVLDKPLALIGGKGHFTKELEDQMLAGNAHMAVHSLKDVPTYIPDGLELVAVTERQDQSDVFLSHTYSSLDELPEGAVVGTTSLRRRMQLLAKRPDLKVKDLRGNVNTRLRKLKEGQYDAIILAFIGLNRLDLLKDIPHVEKLSLDMMIPPMGQAALGIEIVQGNEKVLEIAESLKDLNTFICTQIERDFISKIGAGCSAPVACNAVIDGENVVFRTMIGFSDGTNIMQEKMIKKISESQNMGFDMAELMISNGALELLKKAEEVAFKDEMPQRL from the coding sequence ATGGAAAAATTAGTAATTGCAACAAGAGTATCAGACCTAGCACTTTGGCAAGCGTATCATATTAAAGAGAGAGTGGAAAAATCTTTTCCCGAGATTGAAGTTGAACTCAATAAGATTGTAAGTAACGGTGATAAGGTTTTAGATAAACCACTTGCATTAATCGGTGGAAAAGGGCACTTTACAAAAGAGTTAGAAGACCAAATGTTAGCAGGAAATGCTCATATGGCTGTACATAGTTTAAAAGATGTACCGACATACATTCCTGATGGTTTAGAACTTGTTGCTGTTACTGAGCGTCAAGATCAAAGTGATGTGTTTTTATCACATACATACAGCTCTCTAGATGAACTGCCAGAGGGTGCCGTAGTTGGAACTACAAGTTTACGCCGCCGTATGCAATTACTTGCAAAGAGACCTGACCTAAAAGTAAAAGATCTGCGTGGAAATGTAAACACGCGTCTTAGAAAACTTAAAGAGGGTCAGTATGATGCTATTATTCTCGCTTTTATCGGTCTAAACAGACTTGATCTTTTAAAAGATATTCCTCATGTTGAAAAACTTTCACTTGATATGATGATCCCGCCGATGGGACAGGCTGCTCTTGGAATCGAGATTGTACAAGGAAACGAAAAGGTATTGGAGATTGCAGAGAGTTTAAAAGACCTAAACACTTTTATCTGTACGCAGATCGAGCGTGACTTCATCTCTAAGATTGGAGCGGGGTGCTCGGCACCTGTTGCCTGTAATGCTGTAATTGATGGAGAAAATGTAGTATTTCGTACTATGATCGGCTTTAGTGACGGTACAAATATTATGCAAGAGAAAATGATAAAGAAGATCTCTGAGAGCCAAAATATGGGCTTTGATATGGCAGAACTTATGATAAGCAACGGTGCACTGGAACTACTTAAAAAAGCTGAAGAGGTAGCTTTTAAAGACGAGATGCCGCAAAGACTTTAA
- a CDS encoding GGDEF domain-containing protein: protein MQERKERLIKEAYFNPVTNLPNKKNIKFVFDEQIDRTLRHNQSFLILAIKMNNYHQLKNQSTELVNEFMYEASNIIIKSTRNEDLVAHIYDDIFIILFNEYLEEDNSHIVIERLQKGFSENPVDIDASYDVSMGLTKYPNDGTDSETLIEKAIAKAESKQF from the coding sequence ATGCAAGAACGTAAAGAAAGATTAATCAAAGAAGCTTATTTTAATCCCGTAACCAACCTGCCTAATAAAAAGAATATTAAATTTGTTTTTGATGAACAAATAGATAGAACACTAAGACACAATCAGTCTTTTCTTATTTTGGCAATCAAGATGAATAATTACCATCAGCTTAAGAATCAATCTACAGAACTTGTTAATGAGTTTATGTACGAAGCAAGTAACATTATTATTAAATCTACAAGAAATGAGGATTTAGTAGCACACATATATGATGATATATTTATAATTCTTTTTAATGAATATCTCGAAGAGGATAATTCTCATATTGTGATCGAAAGATTACAAAAAGGATTCTCGGAAAACCCTGTTGATATCGATGCTTCGTATGATGTCTCTATGGGATTAACTAAATACCCTAATGATGGTACAGATAGCGAGACCCTGATTGAAAAAGCTATTGCAAAAGCTGAGTCAAAGCAATTTTAA
- the rpoZ gene encoding DNA-directed RNA polymerase subunit omega — translation MKIEELTAKVLNENPSMDRYKLAIAVAKRSEELDNGATSKLSVSTSNIKSTDLALMEIAEGLVSIKGFEDSKN, via the coding sequence ATGAAAATAGAAGAATTAACAGCAAAAGTTTTAAATGAAAATCCAAGCATGGACCGTTACAAATTAGCAATCGCAGTTGCTAAAAGATCTGAAGAACTTGATAACGGTGCTACAAGCAAATTAAGTGTAAGCACATCAAATATCAAGTCTACTGACTTAGCACTAATGGAAATCGCTGAAGGCCTTGTAAGTATAAAAGGCTTTGAAGATTCTAAAAACTAA
- a CDS encoding M3 family metallopeptidase yields MSKFLTFNCNLENFIDDLQVKLRHNNEKIETLLEEENKTYYNFVKPLQMMEEELEHFFTPLSHLNSVNNSEKTQEVYTQAIPIITEYSTKISQNIAIYKAYKTIAENENATLNYEQKRVLELNIQHFELSGAHLDEQTKARLQEINIRKSELSNDFSQNILDATNAFEYTIENEADIEGIPASDLQSAKFEEDGKTKYKFTLQMPSYIAYMTYGKNRDIRQKLYEAYVSRAPQNAAIIDELLALRQEMSELLGFKNYAEYSLATKMAPTPDKALEFLESLLDNSIEQAKKELEELQESAPHQLESFDTAYYGEILKKAQYEIDEEEYRPYFEQKSVVNGMMDFLEKLFTIKFELQEETLWHEKAYAYHIYENEKLKAKIYFDLEARDSKRGGAWMSNWQAHCTNEAGEEQLASAFIVCNFPPSSDTNPSLLRHDDVVTLFHEMGHGIHHLLSNVNENEVSGVNGVEWDAVEFPSQFLENFAYEPHVLKMFAKHHETSEVLSDEMIEKLVRAKNFLSAMGMLRQLEFSIFDLQLHTKLYKGEEVQNLLNSIREKTALIPTPEYNKFQNGFSHIFAGGYAAGYYSYKWAEVLSADAFYAVVDEGIFESQTALKYRDIILHGGGAKSMQDLYIDLMGREADTTQLLRLNGIYA; encoded by the coding sequence ATGTCAAAATTTTTAACTTTTAATTGTAATTTGGAAAATTTTATAGACGATTTACAAGTAAAATTAAGACACAACAATGAAAAAATAGAAACACTTTTAGAAGAAGAAAATAAAACTTACTATAACTTTGTAAAACCGTTGCAGATGATGGAGGAAGAGTTAGAGCATTTCTTTACACCCCTTTCTCATCTAAACAGCGTAAACAATTCCGAAAAAACACAAGAGGTATATACTCAGGCGATTCCGATCATTACAGAATACTCTACAAAAATTTCTCAAAATATCGCCATTTACAAAGCATATAAAACAATTGCAGAGAATGAAAATGCTACGCTTAACTATGAACAAAAAAGAGTTTTGGAGTTAAATATACAACATTTTGAACTCAGCGGTGCACATCTGGATGAACAGACAAAAGCACGCCTGCAAGAGATCAATATTCGTAAAAGTGAACTCTCAAACGACTTCTCTCAAAATATTCTTGATGCTACAAATGCATTTGAATACACTATAGAAAATGAAGCTGACATAGAAGGGATTCCGGCAAGTGACCTGCAAAGTGCAAAGTTTGAAGAGGATGGAAAAACAAAATATAAATTCACTCTGCAGATGCCATCTTACATCGCATATATGACTTACGGAAAGAACAGGGATATCAGACAAAAACTTTATGAAGCGTATGTATCTCGTGCACCGCAAAATGCTGCAATCATCGATGAACTTTTAGCATTACGCCAAGAGATGAGTGAACTTTTAGGTTTTAAGAACTATGCCGAATATTCACTGGCAACTAAGATGGCACCGACTCCAGATAAAGCTTTAGAATTTTTAGAATCTCTTTTAGATAATTCTATAGAGCAAGCAAAAAAAGAGTTAGAGGAGCTTCAAGAGAGTGCACCTCATCAACTAGAGAGTTTTGATACAGCATATTACGGTGAGATTCTAAAAAAAGCTCAGTATGAGATAGATGAAGAGGAGTACCGCCCATACTTTGAACAAAAAAGTGTAGTAAACGGTATGATGGATTTCCTTGAAAAACTCTTTACGATCAAGTTTGAACTTCAAGAAGAAACGCTTTGGCATGAAAAAGCGTATGCGTATCATATTTATGAAAATGAAAAACTCAAAGCAAAAATCTACTTCGATCTAGAAGCAAGAGACTCCAAACGCGGCGGAGCATGGATGAGTAACTGGCAAGCACACTGCACAAATGAAGCAGGTGAAGAGCAACTCGCTTCGGCATTTATAGTGTGTAACTTTCCACCATCAAGTGATACAAATCCATCACTTCTCAGACATGATGATGTTGTAACGCTCTTTCATGAAATGGGGCATGGTATCCATCACCTGCTCTCAAACGTAAATGAAAATGAGGTTAGTGGAGTAAACGGCGTAGAGTGGGATGCAGTGGAGTTCCCGTCTCAATTTTTAGAAAACTTTGCTTATGAGCCGCATGTACTGAAAATGTTTGCAAAACATCATGAGACTAGTGAGGTTCTAAGTGATGAGATGATCGAAAAACTGGTACGTGCAAAAAACTTTCTCTCGGCAATGGGGATGTTACGCCAGTTGGAGTTTTCGATCTTCGATCTGCAACTCCATACGAAACTTTACAAAGGGGAAGAGGTGCAGAACTTACTCAATTCAATCAGAGAAAAAACAGCACTAATACCTACACCTGAGTACAACAAATTTCAAAATGGATTTTCACACATCTTTGCAGGTGGATATGCAGCAGGTTACTACAGCTATAAATGGGCAGAAGTATTAAGTGCAGATGCTTTTTATGCTGTAGTTGATGAAGGTATCTTTGAGTCTCAAACAGCACTGAAATATCGTGATATAATTTTACATGGTGGTGGGGCAAAATCTATGCAGGATCTATACATTGATCTTATGGGTAGAGAAGCAGATACTACACAACTTCTACGTCTTAACGGTATCTATGCGTGA
- the pyrH gene encoding UMP kinase: MAHKRVLVKFSGEALAGEAGHGIDTQILKFIAQEIKSLVDAGVEVGIVIGGGNIIRGVTAAQDGIIKRTSGDYMGMLATVINGVAMQEACEHAGLEVRMQTAIKMEQIAEPYINRKACRHLEKGRVVIFAAGTGNPFFTTDTAATLRAVEIGAEVIVKATKVDGVYDKDPMKYSDAVKFDEIGYDQALQDHIKVMDDTSIALAKDNKLPIIVCDMFKEGNLLDILKHGNMQNCSIVK; this comes from the coding sequence ATGGCGCATAAACGTGTTTTGGTGAAGTTTTCAGGTGAAGCTCTTGCTGGTGAAGCTGGTCATGGTATAGATACTCAAATTCTTAAATTTATTGCACAAGAGATCAAATCACTTGTTGATGCTGGTGTAGAAGTTGGAATTGTTATCGGTGGTGGAAATATCATTCGTGGTGTAACTGCTGCACAAGATGGTATCATAAAACGTACTAGTGGAGATTATATGGGGATGTTGGCAACAGTAATTAACGGTGTTGCAATGCAAGAAGCTTGTGAACATGCCGGTCTTGAAGTGCGTATGCAGACAGCTATTAAAATGGAGCAGATTGCTGAGCCGTATATTAACCGTAAAGCATGCAGACATCTTGAAAAAGGGCGCGTTGTGATTTTTGCAGCGGGTACTGGAAACCCATTCTTTACAACTGATACTGCAGCAACACTAAGAGCAGTAGAGATTGGTGCTGAAGTGATTGTAAAAGCTACTAAAGTAGACGGTGTTTATGATAAAGACCCGATGAAATATAGTGACGCAGTAAAATTTGATGAAATTGGTTATGATCAGGCTTTACAAGACCATATCAAAGTTATGGATGATACATCTATCGCTTTAGCAAAAGACAATAAACTTCCGATTATTGTTTGTGATATGTTTAAAGAGGGTAACCTTTTAGATATTTTAAAGCATGGAAACATGCAAAACTGTTCTATAGTTAAATAA
- a CDS encoding DsbA family protein: protein MLSTLRLLSITVLLSSVLSANTNEKIEEFLTDKFEENKRIESIEVKVKERVPLKELKGWNGYIVEVEAYLKENPKRQVKQRMVWFSNGQMITKELTDMDSGRSLVEKVKPKFESRFYKKENLIYGDANSKHKVALFSDPLCPFCKGFVPGAIKDMKKDPKKFAVYYYHMPLERIHPASVHIVKMAAAAELKGVKDVTLKMYDIKINPREKDVNKILEAFNKAVGTTLTQKDINTPKVLQHVNSDFDIANELMVAGTPTVYVDGKLDETKKGYKKVK, encoded by the coding sequence ATGTTATCGACGTTGAGATTATTGAGCATAACAGTTCTACTAAGTAGTGTTTTATCGGCAAATACAAATGAGAAAATAGAAGAGTTTTTAACAGACAAATTTGAAGAAAATAAACGAATAGAATCGATCGAAGTAAAAGTTAAAGAGAGGGTTCCTTTAAAAGAGTTAAAGGGATGGAACGGCTACATAGTTGAAGTTGAAGCATATCTCAAAGAGAACCCTAAACGTCAAGTAAAACAAAGAATGGTATGGTTTTCTAACGGTCAAATGATTACAAAAGAGCTAACTGATATGGATAGCGGACGCAGTCTTGTAGAAAAAGTAAAACCGAAATTTGAAAGCAGATTTTATAAAAAAGAGAACTTGATCTACGGAGATGCAAATTCTAAACATAAAGTGGCGCTTTTCTCAGATCCGTTATGTCCGTTTTGTAAAGGGTTTGTACCCGGTGCAATTAAAGATATGAAAAAAGATCCTAAAAAGTTTGCAGTATATTATTACCATATGCCGTTAGAGAGAATTCACCCGGCTTCTGTACATATTGTTAAGATGGCTGCAGCTGCTGAATTAAAAGGTGTAAAAGATGTTACACTGAAAATGTATGATATCAAAATCAATCCAAGAGAAAAAGATGTCAATAAGATCTTAGAGGCATTTAATAAGGCTGTAGGAACAACATTAACACAAAAAGATATCAACACTCCAAAAGTACTACAACATGTAAACAGTGATTTCGATATTGCAAATGAGTTAATGGTAGCGGGGACACCGACAGTGTATGTTGACGGAAAACTTGATGAAACTAAAAAGGGATATAAAAAAGTTAAATAA
- a CDS encoding FxsA family protein: MVYFLIYLFLEVLISVNISSAIGGLATFFEILASAFVGIAILVNFRNTLFENMKAVSYNCIDLQEFQRLNLFTLFGAILLIIPGFLTDILGLLLQFSAITSMIVNRYNVQSKSCNSSAFEDEEKLKKDKNDVIDVEIIEHNSSTK, encoded by the coding sequence ATGGTATATTTTTTAATATATCTATTTTTGGAGGTATTGATATCTGTCAATATCTCTTCTGCTATCGGTGGTCTTGCAACATTTTTTGAAATTTTAGCAAGTGCTTTTGTCGGTATAGCTATACTTGTCAATTTTCGAAATACACTTTTTGAAAATATGAAAGCAGTTTCTTATAACTGCATTGATCTACAAGAGTTTCAAAGACTTAACCTATTTACCCTTTTTGGAGCTATACTCTTAATAATCCCAGGTTTTTTAACGGATATTCTCGGCCTTTTATTACAATTTAGTGCCATAACGAGTATGATTGTTAACCGTTATAATGTACAATCAAAAAGCTGTAATAGTTCAGCTTTTGAAGATGAAGAAAAATTAAAAAAGGATAAAAACGATGTTATCGACGTTGAGATTATTGAGCATAACAGTTCTACTAAGTAG
- a CDS encoding proline--tRNA ligase — MRRSKAFIPTSKEVPNEATLPSHIFLSRAGFISQVAAGLYNYMPLAKKVIKKIENVINEEMEAISAQEVELSFVTPADLWAESGRIEKFGKELLRFKDRKENLFVLGPTHEEMMVDLVRNRVTSYKNLPINLYQIKTKFRDEARPRFGLMRGREFIMKDGYSFHSTFQDLDREFYAVEAAYKKILSRLGLDFRVVEADSGAIGGSGSKELMVLADSGEDTIAVCSKCEYGANVEAAKRSKRGHIPEAPEAEFNKFQTPDTKTIDDLAQFFKVDPYYTIKCVAKRVIYEDSSEIVLFFVRGCDNLQEVKAVNATEALDIVDVTEEELAEIGLIPGFIGPLDQDKAKHVIDADLKNAANMICGANETDYHFVGVDLSVISEVAYFADIAEVNEGDTCPYCDGELSFTKGIEVGHIFKLGTTYSAPLKAEFLDENGKSQPFIMGTYGMGVSRLVAAVVEQHHDENGCIWTKETAPYMVNIMVSNIKDEAQVALGEELYTKLQDAKVEVILDDRKDRFGFKMKDAELIGFPYTVIIGKELVNGNVQIYDRATTEKTEVKADEIYEKIMEMI, encoded by the coding sequence TTGAGACGAAGTAAAGCGTTTATACCTACATCTAAGGAAGTGCCAAACGAGGCGACACTCCCTAGCCATATATTTTTATCTCGTGCAGGCTTTATCTCTCAAGTTGCAGCAGGTTTATATAACTATATGCCGCTTGCTAAAAAAGTGATCAAAAAGATCGAAAACGTAATTAATGAAGAGATGGAAGCTATCTCTGCTCAAGAAGTTGAACTCAGCTTCGTAACTCCGGCTGATTTATGGGCTGAAAGTGGACGTATTGAGAAGTTTGGAAAAGAGCTTTTACGTTTTAAAGATCGTAAAGAAAATCTTTTCGTACTGGGACCTACTCATGAAGAGATGATGGTTGATCTTGTACGTAATCGTGTAACTTCATATAAAAACCTACCGATAAACCTGTACCAGATCAAGACAAAATTTCGTGATGAAGCAAGACCGAGATTTGGACTTATGCGTGGTCGTGAGTTTATCATGAAAGACGGCTACAGTTTTCATAGCACATTTCAAGACCTTGATCGTGAGTTTTATGCTGTTGAAGCTGCATATAAAAAGATCCTTTCTCGTCTAGGACTTGATTTTAGAGTTGTTGAAGCTGACAGCGGTGCTATTGGCGGAAGCGGTTCAAAAGAGTTGATGGTTTTAGCTGACAGTGGTGAAGATACGATCGCAGTGTGTTCAAAATGTGAATACGGTGCAAATGTTGAGGCGGCTAAAAGAAGTAAAAGAGGGCATATCCCTGAAGCTCCGGAAGCTGAATTTAACAAGTTCCAAACGCCAGATACAAAAACTATTGATGATTTAGCACAGTTCTTTAAAGTAGATCCGTACTACACGATCAAATGTGTAGCAAAAAGGGTTATCTATGAAGATTCAAGCGAGATCGTTCTTTTCTTTGTAAGAGGGTGCGATAACCTTCAAGAGGTAAAAGCTGTTAATGCTACAGAAGCACTTGATATTGTAGATGTAACAGAGGAAGAGCTTGCTGAAATTGGACTAATCCCTGGTTTTATTGGACCGTTAGATCAAGATAAAGCAAAACACGTGATTGATGCAGACCTTAAAAATGCGGCGAATATGATCTGTGGTGCGAATGAAACTGATTACCATTTTGTAGGTGTTGATCTCAGTGTAATTAGTGAAGTGGCATATTTTGCAGATATTGCAGAGGTTAACGAGGGTGATACATGTCCATACTGTGACGGTGAACTATCGTTCACTAAAGGGATCGAAGTTGGGCATATATTCAAACTTGGAACGACTTATTCTGCACCTTTAAAAGCAGAGTTTTTAGATGAAAACGGAAAATCTCAACCGTTTATTATGGGTACATACGGTATGGGAGTTTCACGTTTAGTAGCAGCCGTAGTTGAACAGCATCATGATGAAAATGGGTGTATCTGGACAAAAGAAACAGCACCTTACATGGTGAACATTATGGTAAGTAACATTAAAGATGAAGCACAAGTAGCTCTTGGTGAAGAGTTATACACAAAGCTTCAAGATGCTAAAGTAGAGGTTATTTTAGATGATCGAAAAGATAGATTCGGCTTTAAAATGAAAGATGCTGAGTTAATCGGTTTCCCTTATACTGTTATAATCGGTAAAGAGCTTGTCAACGGAAACGTCCAAATATATGACAGAGCTACAACTGAAAAAACAGAGGTAAAAGCTGATGAAATTTATGAAAAGATTATGGAAATGATTTAA
- a CDS encoding uracil-DNA glycosylase → MPLEAKITNQSWRDVLAEELKKPYLKELKQTLQEEKLQHTIYPTDENIFNAYNTTDFDNVKVVILGQDPYHGENQAHGLAFSVLNGVKHPPSLVNIFKELQDDIGCPYPTTSELTSWASQGVFLINAVLTVRAANAASHKDIGWEKFTDATIKAISEKKEHVVFILWGRPAQMKEKLIDQSKHLILKSPHPSPLSSYRGFFGSKPFSKTNEYLIANGKSPINWCLK, encoded by the coding sequence ATGCCACTTGAAGCAAAAATTACAAATCAGTCTTGGAGAGATGTTTTAGCCGAGGAACTTAAAAAGCCTTATTTAAAAGAGTTAAAACAAACTCTTCAAGAGGAGAAACTCCAACACACTATCTATCCTACAGATGAAAATATTTTTAATGCTTACAATACGACCGATTTTGACAATGTTAAAGTGGTGATCTTAGGGCAAGATCCTTACCATGGAGAAAATCAGGCTCACGGGCTTGCTTTTTCAGTTTTAAACGGTGTGAAACACCCACCTTCACTTGTAAATATATTTAAAGAGTTACAAGATGATATTGGGTGTCCTTACCCAACTACAAGTGAACTTACATCTTGGGCTAGCCAAGGTGTGTTTTTGATAAATGCAGTACTAACTGTACGTGCTGCCAATGCCGCATCACACAAAGATATTGGTTGGGAAAAGTTTACAGATGCTACAATCAAGGCGATCAGTGAAAAAAAAGAGCACGTTGTGTTTATCCTATGGGGAAGACCGGCTCAGATGAAAGAGAAGCTTATTGATCAAAGTAAACATCTAATTTTAAAGTCCCCCCATCCATCGCCACTTTCATCTTATAGAGGATTTTTCGGTTCAAAGCCATTTTCTAAAACAAATGAATATCTGATTGCAAATGGCAAATCTCCAATCAATTGGTGCTTAAAGTAA